A DNA window from candidate division WOR-3 bacterium contains the following coding sequences:
- the murD gene encoding UDP-N-acetylmuramoyl-L-alanine--D-glutamate ligase — MNDKLISTVQGKHFLVLGLGRAGRGVANALLHANASVWAYDDNQMVWRTPAVKSLIQQGLRPFISGVHPPLSGIITSPGFPQTHKIISEFRKLKLRVVDELDFASQFLPGQVIAITGTNGKSTTVALIAALLKHAGEKVFLGGNILPGRPLSEALLLPPKDYYCVEVSSFQLERSIFLAPKIAVLLNITPDHLNRHKTFTDYVRTKAKIFARQTSSDWAVLNRDDTVTKKILKSVRAKRAFFSRKPTGMREPNCAYIIRDHFYFGGEKIAPIATINTVPGLLPHFNPLVENALAAIVCARLCGVPPHLIRQGLKTFHPLQHRLELVRQLNGVYYINNSMCTNPQAGVRSLMAFKKKVILICGGKEKNLPDTPYLRAIKKKAKQVILLGENSDRLARNLMKMGYQRCKIAYTMRTAVLEAYTIARQGDIVLFSPGYASFDMFVDFQERGKAFKHEVKKL; from the coding sequence ATGAATGATAAACTCATATCCACCGTCCAAGGAAAACATTTTTTAGTTCTTGGACTTGGGAGGGCAGGCAGAGGGGTAGCCAATGCTTTGCTCCACGCAAATGCCTCGGTTTGGGCATATGACGATAATCAGATGGTGTGGCGAACCCCTGCGGTTAAATCTTTAATTCAACAAGGCTTAAGACCCTTCATCTCAGGCGTTCATCCTCCCCTATCAGGCATTATTACAAGCCCGGGCTTTCCACAAACCCACAAAATTATATCCGAATTCCGAAAGTTAAAGTTAAGAGTGGTTGATGAACTTGATTTTGCCAGCCAGTTTTTGCCCGGTCAAGTGATTGCTATTACTGGCACCAATGGGAAGTCAACTACCGTTGCCCTGATTGCGGCGCTCTTGAAACACGCAGGTGAAAAGGTATTTCTCGGCGGCAACATCCTTCCTGGGAGACCACTCTCAGAGGCGCTACTTCTTCCTCCAAAGGACTACTACTGTGTTGAGGTTTCCTCATTTCAACTTGAGCGCTCAATTTTTCTTGCCCCAAAGATTGCGGTTCTATTGAACATCACCCCTGACCACCTAAACCGGCATAAGACATTTACTGATTATGTGCGCACAAAGGCAAAAATCTTCGCTCGCCAGACTTCTTCGGACTGGGCGGTTCTTAACAGAGATGACACTGTTACCAAAAAAATCTTAAAATCAGTACGAGCCAAGAGAGCTTTCTTTTCGCGCAAACCAACCGGAATGAGGGAGCCGAATTGTGCTTACATAATCCGCGACCATTTCTACTTTGGTGGCGAAAAGATTGCTCCAATAGCAACTATTAACACTGTCCCTGGTCTTCTCCCGCACTTCAACCCTCTGGTTGAAAACGCCCTTGCCGCAATTGTTTGTGCTCGTCTCTGTGGAGTACCCCCTCATCTCATAAGGCAAGGCTTAAAAACCTTCCATCCCTTACAGCACAGGCTGGAACTAGTTAGACAGCTTAATGGGGTTTATTATATCAACAACTCAATGTGTACCAACCCTCAGGCGGGAGTTCGGTCGCTAATGGCTTTTAAAAAGAAGGTCATACTAATATGTGGCGGCAAAGAGAAGAACCTACCGGACACCCCATACCTTCGGGCGATTAAAAAGAAGGCAAAACAGGTGATTCTCTTAGGGGAAAACAGTGACAGGCTTGCCCGTAACCTTATGAAAATGGGGTACCAACGCTGTAAAATCGCTTATACAATGCGTACCGCTGTCCTGGAGGCGTACACCATCGCCCGTCAGGGCGACATCGTCCTATTCTCCCCGGGATATGCCTCCTTTGATATGTTTGTGGACTTCCAAGAACGGGGAAAGGCATTCAAACATGAGGTCAAAAAACTATAA
- the mraY gene encoding phospho-N-acetylmuramoyl-pentapeptide-transferase: protein MAGAAAIILTLILGAPLIKLVKKLQLGQNIREEVPERHRQKAGTPTMGGVLILVSAILGILLFGDLTNQGVQLGIALLVLLGLLGLYDDYVKVKKGKARGIKKRTKLLFQLMVAAGISAVLYFFPNDPFLKTKTNFLFFKNILIDFGPFYIPLVILIIIGCSNAVNLTDGLDGLAASLLAVALGAYAFLSYVSGHFKIAQYLNIQYVSFSGEMTVYCLALTGATLGFLWFNAHPAEIFMGDTGSLPLGGALALAAIISKHELLLPLIGGVFLLEAVSVLLQVVVFHSTGGRRLFKMAPLHHHYELKGWQESKIVTRFVIIAVLMAMAALATLKVR, encoded by the coding sequence ATGGCAGGTGCCGCGGCAATAATCCTCACTCTGATCCTTGGGGCTCCGCTAATCAAACTGGTCAAAAAACTCCAACTCGGTCAAAATATCCGCGAAGAGGTTCCAGAGAGGCACCGGCAAAAGGCAGGGACACCTACAATGGGCGGGGTCTTAATCCTTGTGTCCGCAATCCTTGGCATTCTATTGTTCGGGGACCTAACTAATCAGGGTGTCCAACTTGGTATCGCGCTTCTTGTTCTCCTTGGACTATTGGGTCTATATGATGACTATGTCAAGGTCAAAAAAGGCAAGGCGCGGGGAATCAAAAAACGCACGAAACTTCTGTTTCAACTTATGGTCGCAGCCGGTATCTCTGCGGTCCTTTACTTCTTTCCAAACGACCCATTCTTAAAAACAAAAACTAACTTCCTTTTCTTCAAAAACATCCTCATTGACTTCGGCCCATTTTACATTCCTCTCGTTATCCTCATAATTATCGGGTGCTCCAATGCGGTCAACCTAACTGATGGGTTGGATGGTCTGGCTGCCTCTTTACTCGCGGTGGCGCTTGGCGCCTATGCCTTTCTCTCTTATGTTTCCGGGCACTTCAAAATTGCCCAGTACCTCAACATCCAGTATGTTTCCTTTTCAGGTGAGATGACCGTTTACTGCCTTGCGCTGACCGGCGCCACCCTTGGTTTTCTCTGGTTCAACGCACATCCCGCAGAAATCTTTATGGGCGACACCGGCTCATTACCGCTGGGTGGTGCACTTGCTCTTGCCGCGATTATCTCAAAGCATGAGCTCCTACTGCCTCTTATCGGTGGGGTCTTTCTCCTTGAAGCCGTTTCGGTACTCCTGCAGGTTGTCGTTTTCCACTCCACCGGCGGCAGAAGGCTTTTCAAGATGGCGCCACTTCACCACCACTATGAACTCAAAGGTTGGCAGGAATCGAAGATTGTCACCAGATTTGTCATTATTGCGGTTCTGATGGCGATGGCAGCACTGGCGACATTGAAGGTGCGCTGA
- a CDS encoding UDP-N-acetylmuramoyl-L-alanyl-D-glutamate--2,6-diaminopimelate ligase, with protein MPAGERVRRLADLITGIPCEIRGKTDINIKGIACHSSQVKPGFLFVAIEGLTVSGRNFIDEAINRGAVAVATTDVREVKKTWVTAIQTQMPRRFLAQVANRFYDFPARRLNLIGVTGTNGKTSICYLLRSICRQLGFEPGFIGTIEYWDGVERKPAGHTTPESLELVEMLSRMVESNVPVCISEVSSHALELDRVFDIDFKVAVFTNLTQDHLDFHRTMDNYRRAKMKLFESLTPTSWAVTNIDDPTGMMIPRFTKAKVIAYGTKRELEPFFTRERNVSAYIQGEVVRSDSSGLECRVQIIRTEEINFSGGGTASSLAFPVELRLVGRHHLMNLLATVGVAYAMGWGLPDVLTGVNKLEMVPGRLEKVNTGKLGFNLFVDYAHTPDALKQVLTTVHEFTHGRVIVVFGCGGDRDRTKRPLMGKIAAQLADVVIITSDNPRTEEPRVIIEEIIQGIPQEVRRSSHSERVIIVEEDREKAIRQAIISAQPSDTVVIAGKGHETYQIIGGEKRHFDDREVAKGIIEKIVKASSNSISI; from the coding sequence ATGCCCGCAGGTGAGAGGGTAAGGCGGCTCGCAGACCTTATCACTGGCATTCCGTGTGAAATTCGGGGGAAAACTGACATTAATATTAAAGGCATTGCATGCCACTCCTCACAAGTTAAACCTGGTTTTTTGTTTGTCGCTATTGAAGGGTTAACGGTCTCGGGGAGGAACTTCATTGACGAGGCGATTAACCGGGGTGCGGTGGCGGTGGCGACAACCGACGTTCGCGAAGTGAAGAAGACCTGGGTTACAGCGATTCAGACCCAGATGCCCAGACGGTTCCTTGCCCAGGTAGCGAACAGATTCTACGACTTTCCAGCAAGGAGGTTGAATCTAATCGGAGTCACTGGTACTAATGGCAAGACATCCATCTGCTATCTTTTGCGGTCGATCTGCCGGCAATTGGGGTTTGAGCCTGGGTTTATCGGTACGATTGAGTACTGGGATGGTGTCGAGAGAAAACCGGCGGGTCATACAACACCTGAAAGCCTGGAGTTGGTAGAGATGCTTTCCCGGATGGTGGAAAGTAATGTGCCGGTATGCATAAGCGAGGTCTCTTCCCATGCCCTTGAACTGGATCGGGTTTTTGACATTGACTTCAAGGTTGCGGTCTTTACAAACCTCACCCAGGACCATCTTGATTTTCATCGGACAATGGATAACTATCGACGCGCCAAAATGAAACTGTTTGAGTCTCTTACACCCACATCTTGGGCAGTAACGAACATTGATGATCCAACTGGAATGATGATTCCCCGCTTCACCAAAGCCAAAGTAATTGCCTACGGCACAAAGAGAGAATTAGAACCTTTTTTTACCCGCGAGCGCAATGTTAGCGCCTATATCCAGGGAGAGGTCGTCAGAAGCGACTCTTCTGGTCTTGAGTGTCGGGTGCAGATAATAAGGACAGAAGAAATAAATTTCTCTGGGGGAGGTACCGCGTCTTCTCTTGCCTTTCCTGTCGAACTGCGCTTGGTAGGTAGGCATCACCTGATGAATCTCTTGGCAACCGTTGGTGTGGCTTATGCGATGGGTTGGGGTCTGCCCGATGTTCTTACCGGTGTTAACAAACTTGAAATGGTCCCGGGTAGACTCGAAAAGGTTAATACTGGTAAATTGGGTTTCAACCTGTTTGTTGACTACGCACATACACCTGATGCCTTAAAACAGGTTTTAACAACCGTTCATGAGTTCACACATGGACGAGTGATTGTTGTTTTTGGATGCGGTGGTGACCGGGACCGGACAAAAAGACCATTAATGGGGAAAATAGCCGCCCAACTTGCCGATGTTGTTATTATTACCTCTGACAACCCGCGTACAGAAGAGCCGAGGGTAATAATTGAAGAAATCATTCAAGGCATTCCCCAAGAGGTTCGTAGGTCTTCTCACAGTGAACGAGTCATAATCGTGGAGGAGGATAGAGAGAAGGCAATAAGGCAGGCAATTATTTCTGCCCAACCCAGTGATACTGTGGTAATTGCTGGTAAAGGTCATGAGACCTACCAGATTATCGGGGGTGAGAAAAGACATTTTGACGACCGCGAGGTTGCAAAGGGGATAATTGAGAAGATTGTTAAAGCTTCCTCTAATTCAATATCTATCTGA
- a CDS encoding penicillin-binding protein 2 — translation MRSGVRRGRILGLGIFLGWVGLLIRLGEVQIGKWRYYQERAKGQHWMRVEIPGERGKIYDRNGRLVAFNRSSCAIRIHPRYVRDMDTLAEILSDFGLGGMRENRRVISAHKGFFTFWKGLEATLGDSLRKVLTKRQFSNAVVVQDVFERVYPYGELCADIVGFAVSDGGRAGLEWELDGVLRGKPGWVLLQKDALGWTFPYPSYPMKKAMPGFDVQLTIDVDIQEICYRALEDGVVRSGAQRGSVVVLDAQTGAILAAVDYPGYNPERYAEFPPERYKLAAVADQFEPGSSFKIVICAASLEDSALHRFTERLYDVSRGFIEIGSHKIKDVHPNGVLSFDSIFIQSSNLGCVLLSFDVNPELYYSVARGLGFGQKVDIGLPDEGSGRLDKPKALKNRLRFATISFGQGVMVTLLQLACAYLCVANDGVYLKPYLIQSLKGNGRTIVLGKKIEVRRALHPETAVRIKDILERVVRNGTGKLAAIPNTRVCGKTGTAQKVEPWGGYSSTRSLMTFVGFFPKEDPRYTIAVMLDEPTQVRFAGSAACPVFKEIGERLLRLEQLRSTFFAGGFYARR, via the coding sequence ATGAGGTCGGGGGTGCGGCGGGGAAGGATTTTGGGTCTTGGGATATTTTTGGGCTGGGTGGGTTTATTGATTAGACTCGGTGAGGTGCAGATAGGGAAATGGCGTTATTATCAAGAACGGGCAAAGGGACAGCACTGGATGAGGGTTGAAATTCCCGGTGAGAGGGGTAAAATTTATGATAGAAACGGCAGATTGGTTGCTTTCAATCGTTCCTCTTGTGCGATTAGAATTCACCCTCGTTATGTGCGAGATATGGATACCCTCGCCGAGATTCTATCGGATTTTGGTTTGGGCGGAATGAGGGAAAATCGGCGAGTAATCAGTGCCCACAAAGGGTTTTTTACATTTTGGAAGGGGCTTGAAGCCACTCTCGGTGATTCGTTGCGCAAGGTGTTGACCAAAAGACAATTCAGCAATGCGGTGGTGGTCCAGGATGTTTTTGAGCGAGTCTATCCTTATGGAGAGTTATGCGCTGATATTGTTGGATTTGCAGTGAGTGATGGCGGAAGGGCGGGGCTGGAGTGGGAGTTGGATGGGGTGCTGCGTGGGAAGCCGGGCTGGGTTTTGTTGCAGAAGGATGCGCTGGGCTGGACTTTTCCCTATCCAAGTTATCCGATGAAAAAGGCAATGCCCGGTTTTGATGTGCAGTTAACGATTGATGTTGATATTCAGGAGATATGTTATCGAGCGCTTGAGGATGGGGTGGTGCGGAGCGGTGCCCAACGGGGTTCAGTAGTAGTATTGGATGCCCAGACCGGTGCGATTCTTGCTGCAGTTGATTACCCAGGATACAATCCAGAAAGGTATGCCGAGTTTCCTCCCGAACGGTATAAGTTAGCAGCGGTTGCCGACCAGTTTGAGCCTGGTTCAAGTTTCAAGATTGTTATTTGTGCCGCAAGTCTTGAGGATTCGGCGCTGCATCGTTTTACAGAAAGGCTTTACGATGTTTCGAGGGGTTTTATTGAGATTGGCAGCCATAAGATTAAGGATGTTCATCCTAATGGCGTTCTTTCTTTTGACAGTATCTTCATCCAATCCTCTAATCTTGGCTGTGTGCTTCTTTCTTTTGATGTTAATCCGGAGCTTTATTATTCAGTCGCCCGGGGACTTGGCTTCGGGCAAAAGGTTGATATCGGTTTACCTGATGAGGGCTCCGGTCGCCTGGATAAACCCAAGGCGTTAAAAAACCGACTCAGGTTTGCCACCATTTCCTTTGGTCAAGGGGTGATGGTTACCCTTTTGCAACTTGCCTGCGCGTATCTTTGTGTTGCCAATGACGGCGTCTATCTCAAGCCTTATCTGATACAATCATTAAAAGGTAATGGTCGTACAATCGTCTTAGGTAAAAAGATAGAAGTGAGACGAGCGCTCCATCCCGAGACGGCGGTTCGGATAAAGGATATACTTGAGCGGGTTGTTCGGAACGGGACTGGTAAACTTGCTGCAATTCCTAATACACGGGTGTGTGGCAAAACCGGAACTGCCCAAAAGGTAGAGCCCTGGGGTGGGTATTCCAGCACCCGTTCCTTAATGACTTTTGTGGGGTTTTTCCCGAAAGAAGATCCGAGATATACGATTGCGGTGATGCTTGATGAACCAACTCAGGTTCGTTTTGCCGGGAGTGCTGCCTGTCCAGTCTTCAAAGAGATTGGGGAGAGGCTCCTTCGTCTTGAACAGCTTCGTAGCACTTTTTTTGCAGGAGGTTTTTATGCCCGCAGGTGA
- the rsmH gene encoding 16S rRNA (cytosine(1402)-N(4))-methyltransferase RsmH, which yields MAAVPEMIGHVPVLVNEVCEIFNPCLGTGVIVDATVGGGGHTSALVRAFLEKEGSKGNPGVQILGIDLDPESLAIAFSRLEGFGCQMIDIDAGSKRGSATPLVCLVKANYADMATVVNRLGFKPIKGVLMDLGISSIQLQPERGFSFDADGPLDMRFDRTGGGKSCLDIIRRASVRDLERWLKDYGDEPAARRIGRRIYSWRRRINTTRDLADLVASLVPARRRHRTLARVFQALRIVVNREIESLRCGLEAAVRILAPGGRLVVICYQSGEDRCVKEILRRHKGCLRNLTPKPLRPSLGEVGLNPRARSARLRALEKVL from the coding sequence TTGGCAGCGGTTCCGGAGATGATAGGTCATGTGCCGGTTCTGGTGAATGAGGTTTGTGAGATTTTTAACCCATGCCTGGGAACCGGCGTCATTGTGGATGCGACGGTTGGTGGGGGTGGGCATACCAGCGCGCTGGTGCGCGCATTTTTGGAAAAAGAGGGAAGCAAAGGAAATCCTGGGGTTCAAATCTTAGGGATTGATTTGGACCCGGAGTCGTTAGCCATCGCCTTTTCGCGGCTGGAGGGTTTTGGCTGTCAGATGATTGATATTGATGCGGGGAGTAAGCGTGGTAGCGCAACCCCATTGGTTTGTTTGGTTAAGGCAAATTATGCAGATATGGCAACTGTTGTGAATCGGCTTGGGTTTAAGCCCATTAAGGGTGTTTTGATGGATTTGGGTATTTCATCAATTCAATTGCAGCCGGAGCGGGGGTTTTCCTTTGATGCTGACGGTCCGTTGGATATGCGATTTGACCGCACCGGTGGAGGAAAGAGCTGTCTTGATATCATTCGGCGCGCGTCCGTGCGGGATTTGGAACGATGGCTGAAGGATTACGGTGATGAGCCAGCGGCAAGGAGAATAGGCAGGCGCATTTACTCTTGGCGCAGGAGGATAAATACGACAAGGGATTTGGCAGATTTGGTTGCCAGTTTGGTACCGGCGCGGCGAAGGCACAGGACGCTCGCCCGGGTGTTTCAGGCGTTAAGGATAGTTGTCAATCGGGAGATTGAGAGTCTCAGGTGTGGGCTGGAGGCGGCGGTGAGAATTCTGGCTCCTGGAGGGAGGCTGGTGGTTATCTGTTATCAGTCGGGTGAGGACCGTTGTGTCAAGGAGATTTTGCGCCGGCATAAGGGGTGTTTGCGGAACTTGACGCCGAAGCCTTTGCGCCCAAGCCTCGGTGAGGTAGGTTTAAATCCGCGAGCGCGCAGTGCGCGCCTGCGGGCGCTGGAGAAGGTTTTATGA
- a CDS encoding PorV/PorQ family protein: MNRQLFILPIVLCLLSSGASGARQVGCAWLQIPVSAREAAMAGTGTATGFGPQAVAFNPAASAGVSPFSVQAGYTKWLLDTHHQTVFACRDLRHFVLGIGIVTFANGRFEYRDERPTAEPRGTFFPLDLTGYLNLSRRLAPIADFGISGRYFYSKIMQSEAAGFGGDIGCRFYPIKNLTLGTAIIDFGKTMSYSYEIFWLPTRANIGAGYNLPLGSHLINLAIDCSYLFYTKKLNYALGTEFTLADIISFRAGYNFTNRTNNLNFGLGISRGLFHLDYAFSPLGFNLGSAHRITLGFGY, from the coding sequence ATGAACCGGCAACTATTTATTTTACCTATTGTCCTCTGCCTACTGTCCTCTGGTGCATCAGGTGCCCGCCAGGTTGGTTGCGCTTGGCTGCAAATCCCGGTCAGCGCCCGCGAGGCAGCGATGGCAGGCACCGGCACTGCAACTGGATTCGGTCCCCAGGCGGTTGCCTTTAATCCGGCAGCGAGCGCAGGAGTTTCGCCCTTTTCGGTCCAAGCCGGTTATACCAAGTGGCTTCTTGACACCCATCACCAAACAGTCTTTGCCTGTCGTGACCTCCGCCACTTTGTCCTCGGAATAGGTATTGTTACTTTTGCTAACGGCAGATTTGAGTATCGTGATGAAAGACCAACCGCAGAACCACGGGGAACATTTTTCCCCCTTGACTTAACCGGCTATCTCAACCTTTCTCGACGCCTGGCACCTATTGCCGATTTCGGGATCAGTGGTCGTTACTTCTATTCCAAAATTATGCAGAGTGAAGCCGCCGGGTTTGGTGGCGATATCGGCTGCCGGTTCTACCCAATCAAAAATCTGACACTTGGTACTGCTATTATTGACTTTGGCAAAACCATGTCGTACAGCTACGAAATCTTCTGGCTGCCGACGCGGGCAAATATCGGCGCCGGTTACAACCTGCCGCTGGGAAGCCATCTGATAAACCTTGCTATTGACTGCTCCTACCTATTTTACACTAAGAAACTTAACTACGCCCTTGGAACCGAATTTACCCTCGCAGATATAATCTCCTTCCGCGCCGGTTACAACTTCACAAACAGAACCAATAATCTCAACTTCGGTCTGGGTATCAGCCGGGGACTTTTCCACCTTGACTATGCGTTCTCGCCACTGGGCTTCAACCTCGGTTCGGCTCATCGCATCACCCTCGGTTTCGGCTACTAA
- a CDS encoding acetyl-CoA carboxylase carboxyltransferase subunit alpha, whose product MPSAPSPGWLDFEQPLVELLDRLEEVTAIGAQQEIARLQRQIEELKVKLYSNLTPWQRVQLARHPRRPYTLDYIERMVTEFVELHGDRTFGDDPAIVAGLGKIDDIPFAIIGHQKGRDTKEKLARNFGMPHPEGYRKALRVMELAARYNVPILSLVDTPGAYPGVGAEERGQAEAIARNLREMALLEVPIIVVVTGEGGSGGALAIAVGDRILMQENAVYSVISPEGCAAILWRDGSKAEEAARVLKLTAPDLLSLGVIDEIVPEPPGGAHQDPDEAARLLKKAVLANYYVLNTLPGDELVARRIAKFNRIGVFGES is encoded by the coding sequence ATGCCCTCTGCCCCTTCTCCAGGCTGGCTCGATTTTGAGCAGCCGTTGGTGGAACTCCTTGACCGTTTAGAAGAGGTGACCGCCATTGGTGCCCAACAGGAAATAGCACGCCTCCAGAGGCAGATTGAAGAACTGAAGGTTAAACTTTACTCCAATCTCACACCTTGGCAGCGGGTCCAACTCGCCCGCCATCCTCGGCGCCCCTATACCCTTGACTATATTGAAAGGATGGTTACCGAATTCGTTGAACTGCATGGTGACCGTACCTTTGGCGATGACCCAGCAATTGTCGCCGGCCTGGGCAAGATTGACGACATCCCATTCGCAATTATCGGTCACCAGAAGGGTAGGGATACAAAAGAGAAACTGGCGCGTAACTTCGGCATGCCACATCCTGAAGGCTATCGCAAGGCCCTCCGGGTTATGGAACTGGCTGCTCGCTACAATGTCCCTATACTATCACTTGTTGATACACCAGGGGCATATCCTGGTGTGGGTGCTGAGGAACGGGGCCAAGCAGAGGCAATCGCCCGCAACCTGCGAGAGATGGCGCTCCTGGAGGTACCGATTATTGTTGTCGTCACCGGGGAAGGTGGCTCTGGTGGTGCACTGGCAATTGCGGTTGGTGACCGCATTCTGATGCAGGAAAATGCGGTCTATTCGGTCATTTCTCCTGAAGGCTGCGCCGCCATCCTCTGGCGTGACGGGTCAAAAGCTGAGGAGGCGGCAAGGGTTTTGAAACTCACCGCCCCTGACCTCCTTTCTCTCGGGGTGATTGATGAAATTGTCCCTGAACCACCTGGAGGCGCCCATCAGGACCCGGACGAGGCGGCACGACTTCTAAAAAAAGCGGTCCTTGCCAACTATTATGTCTTAAATACCCTGCCTGGTGATGAACTGGTCGCCCGCCGGATAGCAAAATTCAATCGCATCGGTGTATTTGGGGAATCTTAA
- the era gene encoding GTPase Era — protein sequence MSEKESFRAGYVAIIGRPNAGKSTLLNRLLGQRLAIVTPKPQTTRHRVLGILNGNGYQMLLLDTPGILDPKYVLQEMMKKEIQKALADADVILLLIDATEPVYEDLMIFEPEKGAIAINKIDAIPKKNLLPIAERCAKAGFDKIFMISALTGEGVEDLKNGLIELLPQAPPFYPLNTISDRPERFFVAELIREAIFNRYGAEVPYSTTVEIEEFKERPGKKDYIRAVIYVERESQKAILIGEEGKALKKVGEIARKSIEQFLARPVYLELWVKVSKDWRKNESFIRRTVYG from the coding sequence GTGTCCGAGAAAGAATCCTTTCGTGCCGGTTATGTGGCAATTATCGGACGACCAAACGCCGGCAAATCCACTCTCCTTAATCGCCTCTTAGGTCAACGCCTCGCCATCGTCACCCCCAAACCCCAAACAACCCGTCATCGCGTCCTCGGCATCCTCAATGGCAACGGTTATCAGATGCTTCTCCTTGACACACCCGGAATCCTTGACCCCAAGTATGTGCTCCAGGAGATGATGAAAAAAGAGATTCAAAAGGCGCTTGCAGATGCCGATGTCATCCTCCTTCTCATTGACGCCACTGAACCTGTATACGAAGACTTAATGATATTTGAACCCGAAAAAGGGGCCATCGCCATTAACAAGATTGATGCCATCCCGAAAAAAAATCTTCTCCCGATTGCCGAACGCTGCGCAAAAGCAGGCTTTGACAAGATATTTATGATTTCTGCCCTCACCGGTGAAGGCGTTGAAGACCTGAAAAATGGACTAATTGAACTCCTGCCCCAGGCACCACCGTTTTACCCGCTGAATACAATTTCCGATCGCCCGGAGCGCTTCTTTGTTGCCGAACTCATCCGGGAGGCAATCTTTAACCGCTATGGTGCTGAGGTTCCCTACTCAACCACAGTGGAAATTGAAGAGTTCAAGGAAAGACCGGGCAAAAAGGACTACATACGGGCGGTAATCTATGTTGAACGCGAATCACAGAAGGCGATTCTAATTGGTGAAGAAGGCAAAGCACTTAAAAAGGTGGGCGAAATTGCCCGGAAATCAATTGAACAGTTCTTAGCCAGACCGGTCTACTTGGAACTGTGGGTCAAAGTTTCGAAGGACTGGCGTAAGAACGAATCTTTTATCCGCAGAACCGTTTACGGCTGA
- the mce gene encoding methylmalonyl-CoA epimerase, whose product MIKKVAHIAIAVNNIDEAANFYAENLGLKLEGRETVPHRRVTVGFIQIGETKIEFVQPDAPDAPVAKFLSERGPGLHHICFEVDDIDEEFRRLKAAGVKIVDPEPQKGAGGTKAFFIHPKSTGGVLIELSQPPRHQP is encoded by the coding sequence ATGATTAAAAAGGTTGCTCATATTGCGATTGCCGTAAACAATATTGATGAAGCAGCAAATTTTTATGCCGAAAACCTTGGGTTGAAACTGGAGGGTAGGGAAACTGTTCCTCATCGGAGAGTCACGGTCGGTTTCATTCAGATTGGGGAGACAAAGATAGAGTTTGTTCAGCCGGATGCACCGGATGCACCGGTGGCGAAATTTTTATCCGAGCGCGGTCCCGGACTGCATCACATCTGTTTTGAGGTTGATGATATTGACGAAGAGTTTAGGCGGCTGAAGGCAGCGGGTGTGAAAATTGTTGACCCTGAACCGCAAAAAGGTGCCGGCGGCACAAAAGCCTTCTTTATCCACCCGAAATCAACCGGTGGGGTTTTGATTGAGTTAAGTCAGCCACCAAGGCATCAGCCGTAA